The proteins below are encoded in one region of Triticum aestivum cultivar Chinese Spring chromosome 1B, IWGSC CS RefSeq v2.1, whole genome shotgun sequence:
- the LOC123124510 gene encoding sphingoid long-chain bases kinase 1: protein MQKSDHHEQNLTSPRGLIHKVLRRTNSRRSPTAAEQDPSPVFPETSNTKFLKQKNVEVASKDPEKGSTHDNRIEDEKSDLLGYEVYSGKLTLDNKGRSVSGEQSGSGSSGNCFDARLTTEALVWGSNILKLEDIVSVSYNSGLRHFTVHACPLEKRSNGLSCFMKPRRIQKDLRFLSTAPHEAFRWVNGFADQQCYVNLLPHPMASSKKHSSELIPFDAMLDPYVKCRSPPKILVILNPRSGHGRSSKVFHRKVEPIFKLAGFKMEVIKTTHAGHAKSLVSTIDFSTCPDGIVCVGGDGIVNEVLNGLLCRDDQIEAGSVPIGIIPAGSDNSLVWTVLGVKDPISAALSIVRGGFTPIDVFSVEWIQSGTTHFGTTVSYFGFVSDVLELSEKYQKRFGPLRYIVAGFLKFLCLPKYSFELEYLPVADVDGAGHKIVEGQEKVDTSDLYDDVVQRSRAECLPRASSLSSIDSIMSTSIMSGGEPEVSSPHANNEPSELVRALDPKSKRQSLGRTSTFKEPEELLPPQASTPSWRRSKSKSRTEKAWPGLTATNDTKPSKGTTTHDKEDTSSTVSDPGPAWDTGPRWDLEPKWDNQPNWEPETPIELHGPSDDIELGLTKELVPSLDERWVIRKGRYLGVLVCNHSCKTVQSLSSQIVAPKAEYDDNCLDLLLVGGSGRLRLLRFLVLLQFGKHISLPNVEYVKVRSVRLKAGPNTHDGCGIDGELLHVKGQVRCSLLPQQSRLIGRPAKNPVQ, encoded by the exons ATGCAGAAGTCTGACCATCACGAGCAGAATCTTACTTCACCAAGGGGACTGATCCATAAAGTGCTTCGTCGTACAAATAGCAGGCGATCTCCAACTGCAGCAGAGCAAGATCCTTCTCCTGTATTTCCAGAAACAAGCAATACTAAATTCTTAAAGCAAAAGAATGTAGAAGTTGCAAGCAAAGATCCAGAAAAGGGGAGCACTCACGATAACCGAATTGAAGATGAGAAGTCTGATTTGTTAGGATACGAAGTTTATTCTGGGAAGCTTACATTAGATAACAAAGGTAGAAGCGTTTCAGGTGAACAGTCGGGATCAGGGTCTAGTGGTAATTGTTTTGATGCTAGGCTCACCACTGAAGCCTTAGTATGGGGCTCTAACATCCTTAAGCTCGAGGACATTGTATCT GTATCATACAATTCTGGGCTTCGGCATTTCACCGTGCATGCATGCCCTCTTGAAAAGAGATCTAATGGACTTTCCTGCTTTATGAAGCCTAGAAGAATCCAGAAGGACTTGCGTTTCCTATCTACTGCTCCACATGAGGCCTTTCGGTGGGTTAATGGTTTTGCAGATCAGCAATGCTATGTAAATCTGTTACCACACCCCATGGCATCAAGCAAAAAGCATTCCTCTGAACTCATTCCATTTGATGCCATGCTTGATCCATATGTTAAATGTCGGTCTCCACCAAAGATACTTGTCATCCTGAATCCTCGATCTGGACATGGTAGATCTAGCAAAGTTTTCCACAGGAAAGTGGAGCCCATATTTAAG CTTGCAGGTTTCAAGATGGAAGTGATTAAAACTACACATGCTGGTCATGCAAAATCTCTTGTATCAACTATTGATTTTAGTACCTGTCCAGATG GAATTGTATGTGTGGGTGGCGATGGAATTGTTAACGAG GTACTCAATGGTCTTCTGTGCAGAGATGATCAAATTGAGGCAGGCTCTGTTCCAATTGGTATAATACCTGCAGGATCTGATAACTCGCTTGTTTGGACAGTCTTGGGTGTTAAAGATCCAATTTCTGCAGCATTGTCCATTGTCAGG GGAGGTTTTACACCTATCGATGTTTTTTCTGTTGAATGGATTCAGAGTGGGACTACGCATTTTGGCACAACAGTATCATATTTTGGCTTTGTTAGCGATG TTCTTGAACTCTCAGAGAAATACCAGAAGCGTTTTGGTCCTCTCCGTTACATTGTTGCTGGTTTTCTGAAATTCCTGTGCTTGCCAAAGTACAGTTTTGAATTGGAGTATCTTCCAGTAGCAGATGTTGATGGTGCTGGGCATAAAATTGTGGAGGGACAAGAAAAGGTCGATACGTCAGACCTCTATGACGATGTAGTTCAGAGGTCGAGAGCAGAATGTTTACCACGTGCCTCAAGTTTGTCTAGCATTGATTCAATCATGTCTACGAGCATAATGTCTGGGGGAGAACCGGAGGTTTCCAGTCCACATGCTAATAATGAACCGTCTGAACTTGTGCGTGCACTTGATCCGAAATCAAAACGCCAGTCATTAGGGAGAACAAGTACTTTCAAGGAACCAGAAGAATTGCTCCCTCCTCAGGCATCAACTCCCAGCTGGCGAAGATCCAAATCAAAGTCAAGGACAGAAAAAGCATGGCCAGGTTTGACTGCTACAAATGACACTAAACCTTCTAAGGGCACCACTACACATGATAAAGAAGACACATCATCCACAGTTTCAGATCCTGGACCTGCGTGGGATACAGGACCCAGGTGGGATCTGGAGCCTAAATGGGATAATCAACCTAATTGGGAACCTGAAACTCCTATCGAGCTACATGGTCCATCAGATGACATTGAGCTTGGTCTCACTAAGGAACTAGTCCCAAGCTTAGATGAAAGATGGGTCATTAGGAAAGGGCGCTATCTTGGTGTATTGGTATGCAACCATTCGTGCAAGACTGTGCAGAGTTTAAGTTCCCAGATTGTTGCTCCCAAGGCTGAATATGACGACAACTGTCTGGACCTGCTGCTGGTTGGTGGAAGTGGGAGGCTAAGGTTATTAAGGTTTTTGGTGCTTTTGCAGTTTGGAAAACACATTTCTCTTCCGAACGTGGAATATGTAAAG GTACGATCCGTGAGACTTAAGGCAGGTCCGAATACACATGATGGGTGTGGTATTGATGGGGAGCTCCTCCATGTCAAGGGGCAGGTCCGGTGCAGTTTGCTACCTCAGCAAAGTCGTTTGATCGGTAGGCCAGCCAAAAACCCTGTACAGTAA
- the LOC123091435 gene encoding uncharacterized protein has protein sequence MASMHRAPSHQLVTFPPVPEQNTGTEQAKQKLIKRPMAQGGDAAACRRSLPLLPLPPRLLLVVLVAMLTVALVAAPSARAAWVEDYPSGVPCGATIPVEQCDPGDAAANSACMDVCHYGGCRRGGRCVSLGFARGRGCHCRC, from the exons ATGGCCAGCATGCACAGGGCGCCAAGCCATCAGCTTGTCACCTTCCCGCCCGTGCCCGAGcagaacaccggaacagagcaagcGAAACAAAAGCTAATTAAGCGACCCATGGCCCAGGGAGGCGATGCCGCCGCGTGCCGCCGCAGTCTCCCCCTGCTGCCACTGCCaccgcgcctcctcctcgtcgtcctcgtcgccaTGCTCACCG TGGCTTTGGTGGCGGCGCCGTCGGCGAGGGCGGCGTGGGTGGAGGACTACCCGTCGGGGGTGCCGTGCGGGGCGACGATCCCGGTGGAGCAGTGCGACCCGGGGGACGCGGCGGCCAACAGCGCCTGCATGGACGTGTGCCACTACGGCGGGTGCCGCCGCGGCGGCCGCTGCGTGTCGCTCGGCTTCGCCAGGGGCCGCGGCTGCCATTGCAGGTGCTAG